A DNA window from Impatiens glandulifera chromosome 7, dImpGla2.1, whole genome shotgun sequence contains the following coding sequences:
- the LOC124910803 gene encoding glycine dehydrogenase (decarboxylating), mitochondrial, which translates to MERARRLANRALLRRLLSDSKHGRAYESVAGGSSSSPVLYSPPRYVSSLSPSTLFNGRRNQSGSSDFGSQTRSISLDALKQSDTFPRRHNSATPDDQSKMAEFVGFTSLDSLIDATVPKSIRLDSMKFSIFDEGLTESQMIDHMKKLASKNKVFKSFIGMGYYNTFVPPVILRNIMENPGWYTQYTPYQAEISQGRLESLLNYQTMITDLTGLPMSNASLLDEGTAAAEAMSMCNSILKGKKKTFIIASNCHPQTIDICKTRADGFDLKVVVSDVKDIDYKSGDVCGVLVQYPGTEGEILDYGEFVKTAHANGVKVVMASDLLALTLLKTPGEFGADIVVGSAQRFGVPMGYGGPHAAFLATSQEYKRMMPGRIIGVSVDSSGKQALRMAMQTREQHIRRDKATSNICTAQALLANMAAMYAVYHGPEGLKTIAQRVHGLAATLTVGLSKLGTVEVQPLPFFDTVKIKVSDAKAVAEAANKKEINLRILDDKTVTVAFDETTTLEDVDKLFEVFASGKKVPFTAASLAPEVQFVIPSGLARKSPYLTHPIFNTNHTEHDLLRYLHKLQSKDLSLCHSMIPLGSCTMKLNATTEMMPVTWPNFSDIHPFAPTEQAEGYQEMFRDLGDLLCTITGFDSFSLQPNAGAAGEYAGLMVIRAYHLARGDHHRDVCIIPVSAHGTNPASAAMCGMKIVAVGTDSKGNINIPELKKAAEANKDNLSALMVTYPSTHGVYEEGIDEICKIIHDNGGQVYMDGANMNAQVGLTSPGWIGADVCHLNLHKTFCIPHGGGGPGMGPIGVKKHLAPFLPSHPVVATGGIPAPDNLAPLGTISAAPWGSALILPISYTYIAMMGSKGLTDASKIAILNANYMAKRLEDHYPVLFRGVNGTVAHEFIVDLRGFKTTAGIEPEDVAKRLIDYGFHGPTMSWPVPGTLMIEPTESESKAEMDRFCDAMISIREEIAEIEKGKADVHNNVLKGAPHPPSLLMADTWSKPYSRDYAAFPASWLRSAKFWPTTGRVDNVYGDRNLICTLPPTEAVEEAKAATA; encoded by the exons TCATCCCCTGTACTCTACTCTCCTCCGAGGTATGTTTCCTCATTATCTCCTTCTACCCTTTTCAATGGTAGAAGGAATCAATCTGGATCTTCTGATTTTGGATCTCAAACACGATCCATTTCCCTTGATGCTCTCAAACAGAGCGATACATTTCCTCGACGACATAACTCGGCTACACCTGATGATCAGTCTAAAATGGCCGAGTTCGTTGGATTTACTTCACTCGATTCGTTGATTGACGCAACTGTTCCTAAATCGATTCGTCTTGATTCCATGAAGTTTTCTATTTTTGACGAGGGATTAACCGAGTCTCAAATGATTGATCATATGAAAAAATTAGCTTCTAAAAACAAGGTCTTTAAGTCTTTCATTGGAATGGGTTACTATAATACATTCGTTCCTCCTGTTATCTTGAGGAATATCATGGAGAATCCTGGTTGGTATACGCAATACACACCTTATCAAGCTGAGATTTCTCAAGGCCGACTTGAATCTCTTCTCAATTATCAAACCATGATTACGGATCTGACTGGTCTTCCAATGTCAAACGCTTCTCTACTTGATGAAGGAACTGCTGCAGCTGAAGCCATGTCTATGTGTAACAGTATTCTCAAAGGGAAGAAGAAGACCTTCATCATCGCTTCCAACTGTCACcctcaaacaatcgacattTGTAAGACTAGAGCAGATGGGTTTGATCTCAAAGTTGTTGTTTCAGATGTTAAAGACATTGATTACAAATCTGGCGATGTCTGTGGAGTTCTTGTTCAGTATCCTGGAACTGAAGGTGAGATATTGGATTATGGAGAGTTTGTGAAAACTGCTCATGCAAACGGTGTTAAGGTGGTGATGGCTAGCGATTTGTTAGCTTTGACGTTGTTGAAGACGCCTGGAGAGTTTGGAGCCGACATTGTCGTTGGTTCTGCGCAGAGATTCGGTGTTCCGATGGGATATGGAGGTCCTCACGCTGCATTCCTGGCAACTTCGCAAGAATACAAGAGAATGATGCCGGGAAGAATCATCGGAGTCAGTGTTGATTCTTCTGGGAAGCAGGCTTTACGTATGGCTATGCAGACTAGAGAGCAACATATCAGGAGGGACAAAGCCACCAGCAACATTTGCACTGCCCAGGCTTTGCTAGCGAACATGGCTGCTATGTATGCCGTGTACCATGGTCCTGAAGGACTCAAGACGATAGCACAAAGGGTTCATGGTCTAGCTGCGACTCTGACAGTCGGATTATCGAAACTCGGGACAGTTGAAGTCCAACCGCTCCCCTTTTTCGACACTGTGAAGATCAAGGTTTCTGATGCTAAAGCGGTTGCTGAAGCTGCGAACAAGAAGGAGATTAATCTGCGAATTTTGGACGATAAAACA GTAACTGTTGCTTTCGATGAAACAACAACCTTGGAAGATGTTGACAAGTTATTCGAAGTTTTCGCATCTGGAAAGAAG GTTCCATTTACTGCTGCATCTCTTGCACCCGAAGTTCAATTCGTTATTCCATCCGGGCTTGCAAGGAAAAGCCCGTACTTGACGCACCCAATCTTCAACAC GAACCACACAGAACATGACTTGCTCAGATACCTTCACAAATTGCAATCAAAGGATCTGTCACTTTGCCACAGTATGATTCCTCTTGGTTCTTGCACAATGAAGCTGAATGCAACTACTGAGATGATGCCGGTTACATGGCCAAACTTCTCTGACATTCACCCGTTTGCACCAACCGAACAGGCAGAGGGTTATCAG GAAATGTTCAGGGATTTGGGTGATTTGCTGTGTACAATAACTGGATTTGATTCGTTCTCTTTGCAACCTAATGCTGGTGCAGCTGGTGAATATGCCGGTCTTATGGTCATCCGTGCTTATCATCTG GCACGAGGTGACCATCATCGTGATGTGTGTATTATCCCTGTCTCTGCACATGGAACAAATCCGGCAAGTGCTGCTATGTGTGGAATGAAAATTGTTGCGGTTGGAACTGATTCTAAGGGTAACATCAacattccagaactgaagaagGCTGCTGAAGCCAATAAAGATAACTTGTCTGCTCTCATG GTTACCTATCCATCGACTCATGGAGTTTATGAAGAAGGCATCGACGAGATCTGTAAGATAATTCATGACAATGGTGGCCAAGTTTACATGGACGGAGCCAACATGAATGCACAG GTTGGGCTGACTAGTCCAGGTTGGATAGGGGCTGATGTATGCCATCTCAATCTGCATAAAACTTTCTGTATTCCACATGGAGGAGGTGGACCTGGAATGGGCCCTATTGGTGTAAAGAAACACTTGGCTCCCTTTTTGCCATCTCATCCTGTG GTGGCAACTGGAGGGATACCAGCCCCAGACAATCTTGCGCCACTGGGTACTATATCTGCTGCACCATGGGGTTCAGCGCTTATTCTACCAATATCATACACCTATATCGCCATGATGGGATCCAAGGGGCTCACTGACGCATCCAAGATAGCTATTTTAAATGCCAACTATATGGCAAAACGTTTGGAG GATCACTACCCAGTTCTCTTTAGAGGTGTCAATGGAACAGTTGCCCATGAATTCATTGTCGATCTAAGGGGATTCAAG ACTACTGCTGGAATAGAGCCAGAAGATGTAGCCAAACGTCTTATTGATTATGGATTTCATGGACCCACTATGTCATGGCCTGTGCCTGGCACACTTATGATTGAGCCAACCGAAAGTGAGAGTAAG GCAGAGATGGACAGGTTTTGTGATGCTATGATTTCAATAAGAGAAGAAATTGCAGAAATTGAGAAAGGAAAAGCTGATGTCCACAACAATGTCTTAAAG GGTGCTCCTCACCCACCATCATTGCTCATGGCGGACACATGGAGCAAGCCTTACTCCCGGGACTATGCAGCCTTCCCTGCTTCCTGGCTCCGATCTGCCAAATTTTGGCCCACTACAG GCCGTGTTGACAATGTGTACGGGGATCGTAACCTCATCTGCACCCTTCCTCCGACAGAGGCTGTCGAAGAAGCCAAGGCTGCAACTGCATGA